In a single window of the Deinococcus aetherius genome:
- the ggt gene encoding gamma-glutamyltransferase codes for MKRGVVLLGAALLLGGMGQAQTGSAGSKVPLATGTGGAVATVDLDASRAAMRILEAGGNAVDAAVAAAATLGVTEPFSCGIGGGGFMVIYLAKENRVVTIDHRETAPASFTPTVFIENGQPIPFDQRVTSGLSAGVPGTVRGWQEALSRYGTLSLRRVLTPAIVTARYGFVVDQNFRNQVQENEARFRAFTSTASLYLPNGQPPAVGRRINNPDLARTYETIARQGAAGFYTGEIAQAIAATVNNPPVAEGTTLNVRRGNMTLADLANYEARLRPPVVSTYRGYTIYGMQPPSSGGLTIAEALNIMEGYDLSAMSEPEAYQKYLEASRLAFADRGAYMADPEYTDVPRNGLLSREFAAERRALIGSQAAPGSVPPGDPFKFQTDPSYPLRPAPAGFEGNDTTHLTVSDRDGNIVAYTFTIESIGGNGMVVPGHGFLLNNELTDFDPVAPHPNVPEAGKRPRSSMSPTIVFREGKPVMALGSPGGSTIITTVLQTLFDVIDRKRTLAEAFTVPRFSQRNAATTGVDLGGENTPLAQGLAGLGYRWAPTPEIGRLTAIQFNPDGTVTAAAEPRRAGGGSALVQSGR; via the coding sequence ATGAAACGAGGCGTGGTGTTGCTGGGGGCGGCTCTGCTCCTGGGGGGCATGGGGCAGGCACAGACCGGGTCGGCCGGGAGCAAGGTGCCGCTGGCGACCGGGACGGGTGGGGCCGTGGCGACGGTGGACCTCGACGCGAGCCGGGCGGCCATGCGGATTCTGGAAGCCGGGGGGAATGCCGTGGACGCGGCGGTGGCGGCGGCGGCCACGCTCGGCGTCACCGAGCCCTTCTCCTGCGGGATCGGGGGCGGCGGTTTCATGGTGATCTACCTGGCGAAGGAGAACCGGGTCGTCACCATCGACCACCGCGAGACGGCCCCGGCGTCGTTTACCCCCACCGTCTTCATCGAGAACGGGCAGCCGATCCCCTTCGACCAGCGGGTGACGAGCGGCCTCTCGGCGGGGGTGCCCGGCACGGTGCGGGGCTGGCAGGAGGCGCTGTCGCGCTACGGCACGCTCAGCCTGCGCCGGGTGCTCACCCCGGCCATCGTGACGGCGCGGTACGGCTTCGTCGTGGACCAGAACTTCCGCAACCAGGTGCAGGAGAACGAGGCCCGCTTCCGCGCCTTCACGAGCACCGCCTCACTCTACCTGCCCAACGGGCAACCCCCCGCCGTGGGCAGGCGGATCAACAACCCCGACCTCGCCCGCACCTACGAGACGATTGCGCGGCAGGGGGCGGCGGGCTTCTACACGGGCGAGATCGCGCAGGCCATCGCGGCGACCGTCAACAACCCGCCCGTGGCCGAGGGCACGACCCTCAACGTCCGCAGGGGCAACATGACCCTCGCCGACCTCGCCAACTACGAGGCCCGCCTCCGTCCGCCCGTGGTGAGCACCTACCGGGGTTACACGATCTACGGGATGCAGCCCCCCTCCAGCGGCGGCCTGACAATCGCCGAGGCGCTGAACATCATGGAGGGCTACGACCTCTCCGCCATGAGCGAGCCGGAGGCGTACCAGAAGTACCTCGAAGCCTCGCGCCTCGCCTTCGCCGACCGGGGCGCCTACATGGCCGACCCCGAGTACACGGACGTGCCCAGGAACGGGCTGCTCAGCCGGGAGTTCGCCGCCGAACGCCGCGCCCTGATCGGCTCCCAGGCCGCGCCCGGCTCCGTTCCACCCGGCGATCCCTTCAAGTTCCAGACCGACCCCAGCTATCCCCTGCGCCCCGCCCCCGCCGGGTTCGAGGGCAACGACACGACCCACCTGACCGTCAGCGACAGGGACGGCAACATCGTCGCCTACACCTTCACCATCGAGTCCATCGGCGGGAACGGGATGGTGGTGCCGGGCCACGGCTTCCTCCTCAACAACGAGCTGACCGACTTCGACCCGGTCGCGCCCCACCCCAACGTCCCCGAGGCGGGCAAGCGGCCACGCTCCAGCATGAGCCCCACCATCGTCTTCCGGGAGGGCAAACCGGTGATGGCGCTCGGCAGCCCGGGCGGCTCGACCATCATCACCACGGTGTTGCAAACCCTGTTCGATGTGATCGACCGCAAGAGGACGCTCGCCGAGGCCTTCACCGTCCCCCGCTTCTCGCAGCGCAACGCGGCGACGACCGGCGTGGACCTGGGGGGCGAGAATACGCCGCTCGCTCAGGGCTTGGCGGGGCTGGGCTACAGGTGGGCGCCCACGCCCGAGATCGGCAGGCTGACCGCCATCCAATTCAACCCCGACGGCACGGTAACGGCGGCGGCCGAACCCAGACGGGCCGGGGGTGGGAGCGCCCTGGTCCAAAGCGGCCGGTAA
- the tuf gene encoding elongation factor Tu has product MAKGTFERTKPHVNVGTIGHVDHGKTTLTAAITFTAAAADPTVEKLAYDQIDKAPEEKARGITINTAHVEYNTPSRHYSHVDCPGHADYVKNMITGAAQMDGAILVVSSADGPMPQTREHILLARQVGVPYIVVFMNKVDMVDDEELLELVEMEVRELLSKYEFPGDDLPVVRGSALQALEQLQQNPKTARGENPWVDKIWELLDAVDSYIPTPERATDKTFLMPVEDVFTITGRGTVATGRVERGVVKVQDEVEIIGLRDTKKTTVTGIEMHRKLLDQGMAGDNVGVLLRGVARDDVERGQVLAKPGSIKPHTKFEASVYVLSKDEGGRHSAFFGGYRPQFYFRTTDVTGVVQLAEGVEMVMPGDNVTFSVELIKPIAMEEGLRFAIREGGRTVGAGVVTKVLE; this is encoded by the coding sequence ATGGCAAAGGGAACGTTTGAGCGGACGAAGCCCCACGTGAACGTGGGGACAATCGGGCATGTCGACCACGGCAAGACCACGCTGACGGCCGCCATCACCTTCACCGCCGCAGCGGCAGACCCGACGGTGGAGAAACTGGCCTACGACCAGATCGACAAGGCCCCCGAAGAAAAGGCCCGTGGCATCACCATCAACACCGCCCACGTCGAGTACAACACGCCGAGCCGCCACTACTCGCACGTCGACTGCCCCGGCCACGCCGACTACGTCAAGAACATGATCACCGGCGCGGCCCAGATGGACGGCGCCATTCTGGTCGTCAGCTCCGCTGACGGCCCGATGCCCCAGACCCGCGAGCACATCCTGCTGGCCCGTCAGGTGGGCGTGCCCTACATCGTCGTGTTCATGAACAAGGTCGACATGGTCGACGACGAGGAACTGCTCGAACTGGTCGAGATGGAAGTGCGCGAGCTGCTCAGCAAGTACGAGTTCCCCGGGGATGATCTGCCGGTGGTGCGTGGCAGCGCCTTGCAGGCGCTGGAACAGCTGCAGCAGAACCCCAAGACCGCGCGCGGCGAGAACCCGTGGGTCGACAAGATCTGGGAACTGCTCGACGCGGTGGACAGCTACATCCCTACCCCCGAGCGCGCCACTGACAAGACCTTCCTGATGCCGGTCGAGGACGTCTTCACCATCACCGGACGCGGCACCGTCGCCACCGGGCGTGTGGAGCGTGGTGTGGTCAAGGTCCAGGACGAGGTCGAGATCATCGGGCTGCGTGACACCAAGAAGACCACCGTGACCGGCATCGAGATGCACCGCAAGCTGCTCGACCAGGGCATGGCCGGGGACAACGTGGGGGTTCTCTTGCGCGGCGTCGCTCGCGACGACGTGGAGCGCGGTCAGGTGCTGGCCAAGCCGGGCAGCATCAAGCCGCACACCAAGTTCGAGGCCAGCGTCTACGTGCTGTCCAAGGACGAGGGGGGGCGTCACTCGGCGTTCTTTGGGGGGTACCGTCCTCAGTTCTACTTCCGCACGACGGACGTGACCGGTGTGGTGCAGTTGGCGGAGGGTGTGGAGATGGTGATGCCGGGGGACAACGTGACCTTCTCGGTGGAACTGATCAAGCCCATCGCCATGGAAGAGGGCCTGAGGTTTGCCATCCGCGAGGGTGGCCGCACCGTCGGCGCCGGCGTCGTCACCAAGGTCCTGGAGTAA
- the rpsJ gene encoding 30S ribosomal protein S10, giving the protein MVAPKIRIKLRGFDHKALDQSASKIVDTVRRTGADVSGPVPLPTRIRRFTVLRSPFKYKDAREHFEIRTHNRLVDIMNPTKKTIDSLMTLDLPTGVDIEIKTVGGRA; this is encoded by the coding sequence ATGGTCGCCCCGAAGATTCGCATCAAACTGCGTGGTTTCGACCACAAGGCGCTGGACCAGTCCGCAAGCAAGATCGTGGACACGGTCCGGCGCACCGGGGCGGACGTGAGCGGTCCCGTGCCGCTCCCCACCCGCATCCGCCGCTTCACGGTGCTGCGCTCGCCCTTCAAGTACAAGGACGCTCGCGAGCACTTCGAGATTCGCACCCACAACCGTCTGGTGGACATCATGAACCCCACCAAGAAGACGATTGACAGTCTCATGACCCTCGACCTCCCCACGGGCGTGGACATCGAGATCAAGACCGTCGGGGGCCGGGCATGA
- the rplC gene encoding 50S ribosomal protein L3, translated as MTKGILGTKIGMTQIWRGDRAVPVTVVLAGPCPVVQRKTRQTDGYEAVQIGFAPKHEKRVTRPLLGHFRKAGVSPVRFLREFRDFAPEGDTVNVDIFAAGEKIDATGTSKGKGFQGVMKRWNFQGGPASHGSKKWHRRPGSIGQRKTPGRVYKGKKMAGHMGMERVTVQNLEVVEVRAGENLILVKGAVPGANGGLVILRQAVKGGR; from the coding sequence ATGACCAAGGGTATCCTCGGCACCAAGATCGGCATGACCCAGATCTGGCGCGGCGACCGCGCGGTGCCCGTGACGGTCGTGCTGGCCGGTCCCTGCCCCGTCGTGCAGCGCAAGACGCGGCAGACCGACGGCTACGAGGCCGTGCAGATCGGCTTCGCGCCCAAGCACGAGAAGCGTGTGACGAGGCCCCTGCTCGGGCACTTCCGCAAGGCGGGCGTGTCCCCGGTGCGCTTCCTGCGCGAGTTCCGCGACTTCGCCCCCGAGGGTGACACCGTCAACGTGGACATCTTCGCGGCGGGCGAGAAGATCGACGCGACCGGCACCAGCAAGGGCAAGGGCTTTCAGGGCGTCATGAAGCGCTGGAATTTCCAGGGTGGTCCCGCGAGCCACGGCTCGAAGAAGTGGCACCGCCGCCCCGGATCCATCGGCCAGCGCAAGACGCCGGGCCGCGTGTACAAGGGCAAGAAGATGGCCGGGCACATGGGCATGGAGCGCGTCACCGTGCAAAACCTCGAAGTCGTCGAGGTTCGCGCGGGTGAGAACCTGATCCTCGTGAAGGGGGCCGTCCCCGGCGCGAACGGCGGGCTCGTGATCCTGCGCCAGGCCGTCAAGGGAGGCAGGTAA
- the rplD gene encoding 50S ribosomal protein L4 yields the protein MAQINVIGQNGGRSIELDLPEVNPHVLHEVVTWQLAGRRRGTASTKTRAEVNRTGKKMYSQKGTGNARHGDRSVPTFVGGGVAFGPKPRSYAYTLPRKVRQLGLAMALADRQRSGKLLAVDGFGLDGKTKGFVTWAKENGMDGGERVLIVTDDAQTRLAARNVAWATVLPVAGLNVYDILRHERLVIDAVALEPAQTEVQAGADGEGAAQ from the coding sequence ATGGCGCAGATCAACGTCATCGGTCAAAACGGCGGTCGCTCCATCGAGCTCGACCTGCCGGAAGTGAACCCCCACGTGCTACACGAGGTCGTGACCTGGCAGCTCGCGGGCCGCCGTCGTGGCACGGCCAGCACCAAGACGCGCGCCGAGGTCAACCGCACCGGCAAGAAGATGTACAGCCAGAAGGGCACGGGTAACGCCCGTCACGGCGACCGCTCTGTGCCCACCTTCGTGGGCGGCGGCGTTGCGTTCGGCCCCAAGCCCCGCTCCTACGCCTACACCCTGCCCCGCAAGGTCCGGCAGCTCGGCCTGGCGATGGCCCTCGCCGACCGCCAGAGAAGTGGCAAGCTCCTCGCGGTGGACGGCTTCGGCCTCGACGGCAAGACCAAGGGCTTCGTCACCTGGGCTAAAGAGAACGGCATGGACGGCGGCGAGCGTGTGCTGATCGTCACCGACGACGCGCAGACCCGTCTGGCGGCGCGCAACGTCGCTTGGGCGACCGTGCTGCCCGTCGCGGGCCTGAACGTGTACGACATCCTGCGCCACGAGCGCCTGGTGATCGACGCGGTGGCGCTGGAGCCTGCTCAGACCGAAGTGCAGGCCGGTGCTGATGGGGAAGGGGCCGCGCAATGA
- a CDS encoding 50S ribosomal protein L23 has product MSFYDIIKQPVISEKAYAGMERGAYSFWVDPKATKTEIKAAVQQAFGVTVIGISTMNVAGKRKRVGKFIGHRADRKKAIVRLAEGQKIEALEALA; this is encoded by the coding sequence ATGAGTTTCTACGACATCATCAAGCAGCCCGTCATCAGCGAGAAGGCGTACGCGGGTATGGAGCGTGGGGCGTACTCGTTCTGGGTCGATCCCAAGGCGACGAAGACCGAGATCAAGGCCGCCGTGCAGCAGGCGTTCGGGGTAACCGTGATCGGCATCAGCACCATGAACGTCGCAGGCAAGCGCAAGCGCGTGGGCAAGTTCATCGGCCACCGCGCGGACCGCAAGAAGGCCATCGTGCGCCTCGCCGAAGGCCAGAAGATTGAGGCCCTTGAGGCCCTGGCCTAA
- the rplB gene encoding 50S ribosomal protein L2: MAVKKYRPYTPSRRQMTTADFSGLTKKRPEKALTTPLPKTGGRNNHGRVTSRFIGGGHKRLYRIIDFKRRDKAGVTAKVAAIEYDPNRSARIALLHYVDGEKRYILAPEGLTVGQIVNAGPEAEPKLGNALPLRFVPVGAVVHSVEMVPGKGAQIARSAGTSIQVQGKERDYVILRLPSGELRRIHSECYATIGAVGNAEHKNIVIGKAGRSRWLGQKPHVRGSAMNPVDHPHGGGEGRTGAGRQPVSPTGQLAKGLKTRKKRKISDRFIISRRAGK; the protein is encoded by the coding sequence ATGGCCGTCAAGAAATACCGCCCGTACACCCCGTCGCGTCGCCAGATGACGACGGCGGACTTCTCGGGCCTGACCAAGAAGCGCCCCGAAAAGGCGCTCACCACGCCCCTCCCCAAGACGGGCGGGCGCAACAATCACGGTCGCGTGACCAGCCGCTTCATCGGCGGCGGACACAAGCGCCTCTACCGCATCATCGACTTCAAGCGCCGCGACAAGGCGGGCGTGACCGCGAAAGTGGCTGCCATCGAGTACGACCCCAACCGCAGCGCCCGCATTGCCCTGCTGCATTACGTGGACGGCGAGAAGCGCTACATCCTCGCTCCCGAGGGGCTGACCGTCGGCCAGATTGTGAACGCAGGCCCTGAGGCGGAGCCCAAGCTCGGCAACGCCCTGCCGCTGCGCTTCGTGCCGGTCGGCGCGGTGGTGCACTCGGTCGAGATGGTGCCCGGCAAGGGCGCGCAGATCGCTCGAAGCGCCGGGACCTCGATCCAGGTGCAGGGCAAGGAGCGCGACTACGTGATCCTGCGCCTGCCCAGCGGCGAGTTGCGCCGCATCCACAGCGAGTGCTACGCGACCATCGGTGCGGTGGGCAACGCCGAGCACAAGAACATCGTGATCGGCAAGGCGGGGCGCAGCCGCTGGCTCGGCCAGAAGCCCCACGTGCGCGGCAGCGCGATGAACCCGGTCGACCACCCGCACGGCGGTGGTGAGGGCCGCACCGGCGCGGGTCGCCAGCCCGTCAGTCCGACCGGCCAGCTTGCCAAGGGCCTGAAGACCCGCAAGAAGCGCAAGATCAGCGACCGCTTCATCATCTCCCGGCGCGCCGGGAAGTAA
- the rpsS gene encoding 30S ribosomal protein S19, translating to MPRSLKKGPFVDDHLLKKVDAQNERRDKRVIKTWSRRSTIVPEMIGHTIAVHNGKQHIPVFVNEQMIGHKLGEFSPTRTYRGHGSEKSAKGSKKK from the coding sequence ATGCCCCGCAGCCTGAAGAAAGGGCCGTTCGTGGATGACCACCTCCTGAAGAAGGTGGACGCCCAGAACGAGCGCCGCGACAAGCGCGTCATCAAGACGTGGAGCCGCCGCTCGACCATCGTGCCCGAAATGATCGGCCACACCATCGCGGTTCACAACGGCAAGCAGCACATCCCGGTCTTCGTGAACGAGCAGATGATCGGCCACAAGCTCGGTGAGTTTTCGCCGACTCGCACGTACCGTGGGCACGGCAGCGAGAAGAGTGCCAAGGGGAGCAAGAAGAAATGA
- the rplV gene encoding 50S ribosomal protein L22, giving the protein MTAPGTEQTFRNKKQRKQQVKLRKPGYAVAKYVRMSPRKVRLVVDVIRGKSVAEAEDLLRFIPRAASEPVAKVLKSAKSNAVNNDEMLEDRLVIKAAYVDAGPTLKRLIPRARGSANIIKKRTSHITIIVGEREARSVRGNR; this is encoded by the coding sequence ATGACCGCTCCCGGCACCGAACAGACCTTCCGCAACAAGAAGCAGCGCAAGCAGCAGGTCAAGCTGCGTAAGCCCGGGTACGCCGTGGCGAAGTACGTGCGCATGAGCCCACGCAAGGTGCGCCTCGTCGTCGACGTGATTCGCGGTAAGAGCGTCGCCGAGGCCGAGGACCTGCTGCGCTTCATCCCGCGCGCGGCCTCCGAGCCCGTCGCCAAGGTCCTGAAGAGCGCCAAGAGCAACGCCGTGAACAACGACGAGATGCTCGAAGACCGCCTCGTGATCAAGGCAGCGTATGTGGACGCCGGACCGACTCTCAAGCGCCTGATTCCCCGCGCCCGTGGCAGCGCCAACATCATCAAGAAGCGCACCAGCCACATCACGATCATCGTGGGTGAGCGCGAGGCCCGCAGCGTCAGGGGGAACAGATAA
- the rpsC gene encoding 30S ribosomal protein S3 codes for MGNKINPNGFRLGITRGWNSRWYAGKKQYSKLVKEDEKIRTLVTRKLAAAGIARIEIERAGQQVNVIISAAKPGIVIGKGGESIKQLRGDIERVVSAGTVAVNVAEIPNPNISAPLVALRIAEQIERRFAFRRAMKQAAQRVMESGARGVRVILSGRLGGAEQARTEKVLEGRVPLHTLRADIDYGTARAETTYGSLGIKVMVFNGEVIGGKTETLARPPRRNDERRPEGDRPNRRRPTARRRPGGE; via the coding sequence ATGGGCAACAAGATCAACCCGAACGGCTTCCGCCTGGGGATCACCCGGGGCTGGAACAGCCGCTGGTACGCCGGGAAGAAGCAGTACTCCAAGCTCGTCAAGGAAGACGAGAAGATTCGCACCCTGGTGACCCGGAAGCTTGCTGCCGCCGGCATCGCCCGCATCGAGATCGAGCGCGCGGGCCAGCAGGTCAACGTGATTATCAGCGCGGCCAAGCCCGGCATCGTGATCGGCAAGGGCGGCGAGAGCATCAAGCAGCTTCGCGGTGACATCGAGCGGGTCGTCAGCGCCGGCACGGTGGCCGTCAACGTCGCCGAGATTCCCAACCCCAACATCAGCGCGCCGCTGGTGGCCCTGCGGATCGCCGAGCAGATCGAGCGCCGCTTCGCCTTCCGCCGCGCCATGAAGCAGGCCGCCCAGCGGGTGATGGAATCCGGCGCCCGTGGCGTCCGCGTGATCCTCTCCGGCCGCCTCGGTGGCGCCGAGCAGGCCCGCACCGAGAAGGTGCTCGAAGGCCGCGTGCCGCTGCACACCCTGCGTGCCGACATCGACTACGGCACCGCCCGCGCCGAGACGACCTACGGCTCGCTGGGCATCAAGGTGATGGTGTTCAACGGCGAGGTGATCGGCGGCAAGACCGAGACGCTCGCCCGCCCGCCCCGCCGCAACGACGAGCGCCGCCCTGAGGGCGACCGCCCGAACCGCCGCCGTCCCACCGCGCGGCGCCGTCCCGGAGGTGAGTGA
- the rplP gene encoding 50S ribosomal protein L16 has translation MLLPKRTKFRKQHRGRMTGDAKGGDYVAFGDYGLVALEPAWIRSNQIEACRIVMSRHFRRGGKIYIRIFPDKPVTKKPAETRMGKGKGAVEFWVSVVKPGRVMFEVSGVTEEQAKEAFRLAGHKLPIQTKMVKREVYDEAQ, from the coding sequence ATGCTTCTTCCCAAGCGCACCAAGTTCCGTAAACAGCACCGTGGCCGGATGACCGGCGACGCCAAGGGCGGCGACTACGTGGCCTTCGGCGACTACGGCCTCGTTGCGCTGGAGCCCGCCTGGATTCGCTCCAACCAGATCGAGGCGTGCCGCATCGTGATGAGCCGCCACTTCCGGCGCGGCGGCAAGATCTACATCCGCATCTTCCCCGACAAGCCCGTGACCAAGAAGCCCGCCGAGACCCGAATGGGCAAAGGCAAGGGTGCGGTCGAGTTCTGGGTCAGCGTCGTGAAGCCGGGCCGCGTGATGTTCGAGGTCTCCGGCGTGACCGAGGAGCAGGCCAAGGAGGCCTTCCGCCTCGCCGGGCACAAGCTCCCGATCCAGACCAAGATGGTCAAGCGCGAGGTCTACGATGAAGCCCAGTGA
- the rpmC gene encoding 50S ribosomal protein L29: MKPSEMRSFGPADFDREIAARKKELMELRFQGAMGNLAQPHRVQQLRREVAQLNTIKGELTRAQTTGESR; encoded by the coding sequence ATGAAGCCCAGTGAGATGAGGAGCTTCGGGCCGGCCGACTTCGACCGCGAGATCGCCGCCCGCAAGAAGGAACTGATGGAGCTGCGCTTCCAGGGCGCGATGGGCAACCTCGCCCAGCCGCACCGCGTTCAGCAGCTTCGCCGCGAGGTCGCCCAGCTCAACACCATCAAGGGTGAGCTGACGCGCGCCCAGACCACGGGAGAGAGCCGATGA